In the genome of Flavobacteriales bacterium, the window GTTAGATACAGAAATACATACCTATGCGGTGGAGGGAGATTATATTGTTGTGCTTGAAGCATTTAATCCAGCTTCCAGTTGTGGCTCCACAAAAGACACTGTTTATATTTCAATAAGAGATAGTATCCGGGCAGATATTACTATTACAACTATGGGGCAAATTCAAGATTCCATTATTTGTAAAGGAGTTGATTATGAGTTTAATGCCACGGCTTCTTCAGATGTAACTAATTATCCATACCGGGGATATCAATGGCTTTTTAGTGATCCCGCAATGCGACCAATCGTAACAGGCGATAGTATATTTTCTTTTGGACTTTTAAATGGAGGAGATCAAATAGTTTATTTGGTTGTAGAAGATGATAATGGGTGTACAGATACTGCCTCGTTTCCAGTTTTTGTAAACGATATTGGTAGTTCATTTACAATATCAGACCCTGATAATAGAGTATGTTATCCCGATTCTATTGATTTCACAGTTAACGGGTATAATCCAATATCACAAGCAACACAGTTTTGGAGTTTTGGCGATGGAACTACGAGTAACGATATAAATCCTAAACATGGTTATGATGGGTTAGCTGCAGATACTGTGGTTGTTGTTTTGGAAGTAACAGATACCATAGGATGTGTCGTAATATCAACGGATTCAATATTTAGATATGATATCAGTTCAACTATAACCGTTGTAAATGATGAAGATGAAATATGTGTTGGGCAAACTGTAAGCTTTACTGCTGATGACTTTACGCTAGAAGGATCTAACCTATCGTTTGAGTGGGATTTTAAAAATGGGAGTGCGATAGACAATGCACAGAATCCAAGTTTTGAATTTGATCAAGTATTGCACGACTCCATTACTCTGGTTTTTACTGAGCTAAATTCCGGTTGTAAGGATTCTATAAAACACTATATGTCTGTTGATGCAACTCCTACATCTTGGTTTTATTCGGAGGGTAATTTTTGTAACGAAACGCAAATATCCTTTATCGATACTACAAACGATTTGAGTATCAATCAGCATTGGGAATGGTTTAATGGAGAGGAAACCAAAACGCTGGATAATTCTACGACTATGTACGATATTTATTATCAAGGCCTAGATAGCGTAACACTTACTTTGACTTCACCAAATGGTTGCTCAGATCAATTCGACACATCTTTTTATGTAGCTAACCCATTGGGTAAGTTCTCCATTGATGTAAATAATATATGTAAGTCAGAAACTATTGTGTTCGATACAACCGAATTTGTCAACTTTTACTCTTGGGTTTGGGATTATGGTGATGGGATTATTGATACGTTTTATATAGATCAGCCAACCCCTCGACCTTGGCCTCATCAATATAACTTTTTACCTACCGGTGGTAGTACTCCTGCCACTTTGGTAGTGTATGATGAAACCGGAAAATGTAATTTTGATACGTTGACAGAGATATTTATTCATGAGGTTCGAGCAGAATTTAATAGGAACAACGACAGTACCTTTGCCGATACCAGTCTGTGCTTTGGAGAGAGTATTGTTCTTACTGCAATGGCTAAAAACGCAGATAGCTATCAATGGGATTTAGGAGACAATAATACCTCTCAGTCCCCAACCACGATTAATAAGACCTATGAGTCGACTGGGACTTTCTCTGTTCAATTGATTGTAGAGAATACAACAGTGGGTTGTTCGGATACTATAGTGAAGGATATTATAGTAAATGATTTGCCTATTGCAATAGCAATAGCCGATACTTTTTGTTATAACGGGACACAGCGATTAGAAGTATGGCCACCATCATATGATTCTGTGGCTAATCATTATGCATGGACACCATCCGAGTTTTTATTAGATAGCGCTAATAATCCTAATATTTCAGTCAATGATTCAACTGGATTTAAATTAGTTGTTACCGATAAATATACAGGATGCGCTTCATCGGATTCTACTTATGTACGGATAGTGCCTGAAGTTGATGTTAACCCATTATGGGATACTACAGTTGTAATTGCCGATACGGTAGTACTTCCTGTTAGCACAAATAATGGTTGGTGGACTTTTATATGGGAAGATACTACTGGCCTGTCTTGTTCAAATTGTAGTTACCCATTTGTTAATCCATTAGAAGATGTAATTTACAATGTTACCGTTGATGATATTCTGGGTTGTGGAGCTACAGATGTGGTGCTTATTATTGAATTAATAAAAGATATTCATTTAGAAATGCCAACTGCATTTACACCAAACGGAGACGATAATAATGATATTATTAGCTTAGAGGGTTGGGCTGTTAAAGACCTTTTGTCTTTCCAAATATTTAACAGATGGGGAGAGAAAGTATTTGAGACCGACAATATGGAACAAGGCTGGGATGGATATTATAAAGGCAAACTACAGAATAACGATATCTATGTGTATAAGATTAGTGCCATGAGCTACTATAATGTAGAGCACAATAAAGAGGGGTATTTTACTTTGTTGAAATAGCGATCTCTAACTTTCAAGCCCCATTATTATATTAATTTAGTTTAAGATTTAGCGAGTATAGAAGTGTACTATATATAAGAGAGTAATCTGTTAATTTAAAATCTAGTTATAATCTTAATTCAGGTATAGTTTGAAAATAAAGAAGTCAAGTTTAATATGGAGCATTATCGCAACTTTAGTTCTATTGGCTGGGAAAAATATTTCTGCATCAAATAACTGTATATCCGATCTAGAATACTCATCACCCAGAAATAATTCAACATCTGCAGGGTATAATTCGACGATAATATTAAGATACAAAGACGTAATTTCTGCGGATAAAATATGCCTTAAAAATATTACTGTGGTGGGTAGTGTTTCCGGGGAGCATTCTTGTTCATTTGAGCTTATTCGGGATGGAAGAACACTAGTGTTACGACATTCGATTCCCTTTGTGGCTAAAGAACAAGTAACTGTTTCGGATGGAAACAATCCTCAGAATGATTTTTCCTTTAGTGTGAGACATGAATTAACAGCAGCTCAAATAGTTGAATTTAAGCGAGAAAATGGTGAACTGGATGAGGGAAATGTGAATTCTAAATCGGTAGTTCTTCCAGACTTTTTTCCTGAACTAACAGTAGATCTAATTGATTCAACGGCTGAAGGTAATATATTTCTTACTGGGCCAGGAGGAATGAACTATCCGGGTTTTGTTTACCTAATTGATAATAGCGGAGACGTTCTATGGGTAGATGAGGTAAATGCCTATGATTTTAAAAGAGTATCGAAGGATAGGATGAGCTACTTCGATGATTATGAATGGTTTTTTTATCTCATGGATAATTCATTTACAAAAATTGATTCTTTTGAATGCGATAACTTGGATACGGATTTTCACCACATCGAATATTTAGAAAACGGAAATGCGCTTGTCGGTTCTTTTGTTTATCAGACATTCGATATGAGTCAATGGGTTACTGGTGGAAACCCAGCTGCCTATTTACGCTCATCAATTATTCAAGAAATTGATTCGCTTTCTAAGTCAGCTGTTTTTTCATGGAATGGGTTCGACTATTACGACCCAACCGATAATGTGCACAACTCGCTTACCGATTTTATTATTTCAATAACACACATTAATTCATTCACAGAAGATTATGATGGCAATATTCTAATTTCTGCAAAAAAACTAGATGAAGTAACTAAAATAGATAGAGTTACTGGAGATATAATATGGAGATTAGGGGGTAAGAATAATGAGTTTACGCTATTAAATGATTCTGTGTTTTTTTGCCACCAACATGATGTGAACAGGTTGCCAAATGGTAATTTAATTATGTACGATAACTCCAATTATACTGGAGTGCAACCAAGAGCCATAGAGTATAAGCTAGACACGGTTTTAATGACCGCTGAAGTTGTGTGGGAACAAACGCATAATCTTGTTTACGATGCTCCTAATATGGGGAATGTGCAGCGTTTGCCAAATGGTAATTCTCTAATATGTTGGGGGAATGCATCGGGATCAGTACCCTCTGTAGTTGAGTATGACTCGTTGGGTAATAAGCTTTTTGAGTTGTTTATTGATAGTGGAGGAAGTCCATCTTATAGAGCCTATCGTTTCGAGTGGCCTGATACGCTAACAACAAATTTCTTTAAGAAGGGAACTGTTGTTAAGCCTTTGTTAGACACTTATCCTAACCCTGCTTCCACTGATGTGAATGTTGTCTTTAGTTTGGTTGATGGAGCTGATGTTGAAATAGTATTGTTAAATATAGAAGGAGTAGTACTCGAATCTTTAATGACTACACGCTATACATCAGGGTTTCATCAAGTTCAATTGGATGTATCCGAATATGCAACCGGCTCGTATTTTTTGATTCTGAATGCGGATGGAATTAAACGGACAAGAAAAATTATTATATCAAGATGAAAGAAATGGTGTTCGACTTATTCTCGAATAATCTTTCGCGTGAGTATGTTGCCGTTCATATTCAACGTAAGAATATATATCCCTGGATTTAAACTGTTCCCATCGTAATTTATATTGTGAATCCCTGAAGGTTTTTTTTTGGTTTAGAATTGTTTTAATACGCTTCCCCGACATATCTCTAATGTCTATAGTTACGTTACCGTATGAATGGTTATAAAAAGTAATCTTTGTGTTTGAACTAAATGGGTTCGGGTAGTTTAGGAACAATATGTCATCCTTATCTAACGATTTTTCAATTAGGGTAGGGAAATTCGTCCCCCACATAAAACGATATGCTCTATAGGACATGCCACTATACGTGAGCGCACTATCAATAAATAGTTCAAAAACTTTTTGTCCGGCTGGATTAAATTCGGTCACATTCGGATTCGCTAGGTTTACGCCTCCCCAGCAAACAAAGTAATTCCCATTATCTAGATATTGCACATTGCCTTGGTTGTCAGCAGATAGTATATAATTATTTTCGAATTCTTTCACCAAAGTAGCTGTCATGGCATTCATGTCTAATTCGTATTCTACAACTCTTGGTTTGTTTGATGTGTAGTTGGCATTATCGTAAAGTAATATATTACCGTTCGGTAGCTCTTGAGCATCGTGTTGACTGCAAAAACCTAATGAGTCATTAATAAAAGTAAAGTCGCTATTGTTTCCTCCGAGTCTCCAGATAATTGAAGAATCAATTGTACTTACCTTAGTTACTTCATCGAATTTTCGCAACGACAATAGAATATTGCCATCCATGGTTTCGGACACAGAATTCATATGGATGTAATTAATGAGGAAGTTCGCGTAATTAGTCAGATGTTTATTATCCGCATAGTCTAAAACGCCAAGGGTTGTCCATTCGTAAAGCAGATCTTTAGTAGCAATATCTAACTCTTGGATATAATAATCTTTAACCACTCCTTGATCTGTAAATGACGGGTCTAAATATGTTAAGTCAACATCCGCTATCCAATCATAGCAAAGTAATAGAGGGTTTCCGTTC includes:
- a CDS encoding PKD domain-containing protein: MKRLLAVFFLVNISILVLGQVPSVSDTIGCTPFTVDFNDASCEQLFWDFDDGASAFDNCTPSHIFLNSTNAVLNYTVEYRKTETGPVEGSFEIAVYPETQLSISASDSAGCTYEPVVFCDVSDNSVFPPAMTILERSWTYGDGSGSSTVNQCANTKQYLQAGSFDVSLAITTNIPSCDVTQLFGDFITFVTKPSPISLSSLTYSSCDTFYEQTINVVNPNPDLIYTWLLPFDSIVNGISQDIFIDTTGSHILFVYSTDTLDCKSHSGYKIITIGTPVVDFIIDDTLCINVEYTIADSSTGNLQNWDYGFSGNFVEFSDSIKDLHPIVFYDTAGVNFIELITYNGPCSDTLITEVYVEEPVVSYTSSPDYTCSSSTTATYVATSNVPVNSWIWHFGDAGFDFVQNPTHVFSTYSDQYNMTSDYSHIDTVKIVSQAGCPAFFADQDTIAVPKSRLYYDKNNGCVPLTVNFSDYSNSLDSIVQWKWVYDDGNELVALTGNGVSHTYVDTGTYNPYLVINTVSGCSDTSFLMEVQVGDVRVLDFTILGSPACPGDVVTYTNTTIDQSNVDAWRFSSDDSRLFHCYGDDAPSWTHVTDTGAFSVTLEAEFNGCYSSVTQVDAVQVDGVIADIQYQMNCDTPMDVSFVNNSQGETSISWDFGDGTVGMLDTEIHTYAVEGDYIVVLEAFNPASSCGSTKDTVYISIRDSIRADITITTMGQIQDSIICKGVDYEFNATASSDVTNYPYRGYQWLFSDPAMRPIVTGDSIFSFGLLNGGDQIVYLVVEDDNGCTDTASFPVFVNDIGSSFTISDPDNRVCYPDSIDFTVNGYNPISQATQFWSFGDGTTSNDINPKHGYDGLAADTVVVVLEVTDTIGCVVISTDSIFRYDISSTITVVNDEDEICVGQTVSFTADDFTLEGSNLSFEWDFKNGSAIDNAQNPSFEFDQVLHDSITLVFTELNSGCKDSIKHYMSVDATPTSWFYSEGNFCNETQISFIDTTNDLSINQHWEWFNGEETKTLDNSTTMYDIYYQGLDSVTLTLTSPNGCSDQFDTSFYVANPLGKFSIDVNNICKSETIVFDTTEFVNFYSWVWDYGDGIIDTFYIDQPTPRPWPHQYNFLPTGGSTPATLVVYDETGKCNFDTLTEIFIHEVRAEFNRNNDSTFADTSLCFGESIVLTAMAKNADSYQWDLGDNNTSQSPTTINKTYESTGTFSVQLIVENTTVGCSDTIVKDIIVNDLPIAIAIADTFCYNGTQRLEVWPPSYDSVANHYAWTPSEFLLDSANNPNISVNDSTGFKLVVTDKYTGCASSDSTYVRIVPEVDVNPLWDTTVVIADTVVLPVSTNNGWWTFIWEDTTGLSCSNCSYPFVNPLEDVIYNVTVDDILGCGATDVVLIIELIKDIHLEMPTAFTPNGDDNNDIISLEGWAVKDLLSFQIFNRWGEKVFETDNMEQGWDGYYKGKLQNNDIYVYKISAMSYYNVEHNKEGYFTLLK
- a CDS encoding aryl-sulfate sulfotransferase codes for the protein MKIKKSSLIWSIIATLVLLAGKNISASNNCISDLEYSSPRNNSTSAGYNSTIILRYKDVISADKICLKNITVVGSVSGEHSCSFELIRDGRTLVLRHSIPFVAKEQVTVSDGNNPQNDFSFSVRHELTAAQIVEFKRENGELDEGNVNSKSVVLPDFFPELTVDLIDSTAEGNIFLTGPGGMNYPGFVYLIDNSGDVLWVDEVNAYDFKRVSKDRMSYFDDYEWFFYLMDNSFTKIDSFECDNLDTDFHHIEYLENGNALVGSFVYQTFDMSQWVTGGNPAAYLRSSIIQEIDSLSKSAVFSWNGFDYYDPTDNVHNSLTDFIISITHINSFTEDYDGNILISAKKLDEVTKIDRVTGDIIWRLGGKNNEFTLLNDSVFFCHQHDVNRLPNGNLIMYDNSNYTGVQPRAIEYKLDTVLMTAEVVWEQTHNLVYDAPNMGNVQRLPNGNSLICWGNASGSVPSVVEYDSLGNKLFELFIDSGGSPSYRAYRFEWPDTLTTNFFKKGTVVKPLLDTYPNPASTDVNVVFSLVDGADVEIVLLNIEGVVLESLMTTRYTSGFHQVQLDVSEYATGSYFLILNADGIKRTRKIIISR
- a CDS encoding aryl-sulfate sulfotransferase; this translates as MLVNKSYLYFSIYISLCICGITNSYGQPTIPITTPVDYPSFQIQHTGQTEEGFIFLTTTSTSGIEYSIILDNLGNTIYYKEHLGKDLKVIQDTLLGYAESDKYYLMDTTYTIVDSIECAKDRNTDYHDIYFKQNGNPLLLCYDWIADVDLTYLDPSFTDQGVVKDYYIQELDIATKDLLYEWTTLGVLDYADNKHLTNYANFLINYIHMNSVSETMDGNILLSLRKFDEVTKVSTIDSSIIWRLGGNNSDFTFINDSLGFCSQHDAQELPNGNILLYDNANYTSNKPRVVEYELDMNAMTATLVKEFENNYILSADNQGNVQYLDNGNYFVCWGGVNLANPNVTEFNPAGQKVFELFIDSALTYSGMSYRAYRFMWGTNFPTLIEKSLDKDDILFLNYPNPFSSNTKITFYNHSYGNVTIDIRDMSGKRIKTILNQKKTFRDSQYKLRWEQFKSRDIYSYVEYERQHTHAKDYSRISRTPFLSS